aatatttttataccttGCTAGATGTTGTGTTTACTTTCGAATTTTTAAACCACCCTACTAATAAACATTTACCAATTTTGATTCGTCACTTTACTACTAACGGAGCGAAATGTAACGTTGAAAGATAACTAAAATTTCACTATATTATTAacttaaattcataaaaaataccCTTTAGATTCTTTGTGCAATAATTCGAATGGtggcaaatttttggaatttgtaTTAAAGAGGTACTGGGGTAATAtgattttcattattactttggttttaatagataaatattataataataattaaaagcgaatgatttagaaaatttatggtttgattataaatatgatgtaaattaataaaaatcagttGGTTTGATTCATGactttaattgatttatttgaaccctgaataaaatgaaagaaaagtAGATTACTCAAAGAGTGGTGTGAGAATCCAGCAAAACAGTTATGTTATTGTAAATTGTTGGTTAACGAGTTCacaataatatttctattttctacaAAATGTTTCCCAATACCTTGGATAAACAtctctgttaaatatttttttactgaaaGCTGAACATACCAGGGTTTAAAAAGACTTCAAAACACTATTTGGTATATAATTTATAAGTACATTTAAAAAAGATCATTTACCAATTTTGGATAATATACCAAGCATTACAAGAATTGCCTGATTAATTATCTTTTTACCTACCTTTGAGAAGTCATTTTAgtaacattttaaataaaatggtaACAAGGGTTTAAgcctaaaaattgaaaaaccaaaaacaagCACAACCTATATCATCATTACCTATTAAATATCAACACCTCAAATAAGTGTGCAGGTCcttaaaataaattacatttaaaaaaaacatcagcTCAGAATTTAACAAAAAGTAGTTGAGGATTCGATGTGTGTAAAGCAAAACAATGatgtataaaaattgaagttttgtaCAGTTAGTTCAAGAGGACTGTTCCTGGCCATTATTTTCTTGAGATTTCATTACATCTGGTAGATCTGGAGGGGCTGAGTATGGTATTAGATCCAGTGCTTCAAATTCGCCATTATCATctctataataataatttttattttaataacattatcaataaaaatgtctCATAACTTACTTTATAGCAAGACCAACAGTTGCAGGACTTTGAGCTTTGGCAGTAGTAGAAGTCAGACCATAATCAGAGAGTAGCATAGAATCATCCATTACTGTGTTGTCTTTATTAAATAGTTGCTGATTTTGTGGAGGAACTTTCAAAATAcctatattaaaaaatagacGTTAATAACTTACAGCAGAAActatattttacaaaaacaggTGATCATATATTCCAGCAATTTGATGctttaaaaatactttcaaatacTTCAGTTTTTaccttcaataattttttttagttctaaAACCGTGGTCGTGTCCTTGGCATCGGTGAAAATCGTTAGCTTTTTTCTTCTTATCATCAAGAAAACATCCTAAAATGATTGATTAAAAATCTAAGGGTCAGATTCAGTTGGTGGTTCTTGAAATATAGGTTATGGTTTCCAAGAGACGTCCATTTagatatggaaaatataaatgttatttgttaaaattgaaCTTTTCTTACCATTGTATGATGTTGATTTTGTTTCTATTCagaccaaaaatatattttgtttattgcagtcattaatttatttaacctAAACAAGTCAACGAGACGACAAATAATGCGCGACACAGAAATTAACAGTCTCAGAAATGACAGATGCAATTGACACGGAACATGCGCAGTTTCCGACATAAACTGTTTCATGTTAACATCTGATAATTACTTTACAATATTTAACTTTATAAGATATCTAAATCCTAACACACCTTTTAACATTATATGctgcaatttatttattacactggtatataagtaaattaatatttatgttttaatttcaaatgttCGCGCCATCTAGTCTAATGAGTATGAACTCAATTAGAagaaatac
This genomic interval from Diorhabda sublineata isolate icDioSubl1.1 chromosome 7, icDioSubl1.1, whole genome shotgun sequence contains the following:
- the LOC130446773 gene encoding elongin-B, producing the protein MDVFLMIRRKKLTIFTDAKDTTTVLELKKIIEGILKVPPQNQQLFNKDNTVMDDSMLLSDYGLTSTTAKAQSPATVGLAIKDDNGEFEALDLIPYSAPPDLPDVMKSQENNGQEQSS